From Camelina sativa cultivar DH55 chromosome 7, Cs, whole genome shotgun sequence, one genomic window encodes:
- the LOC104704009 gene encoding BTB/POZ domain-containing protein At1g63850-like — MDYSTATTTAAANGYSSPRDSSFPSSFTKFNSALTAGLLNPMSPPPPPAMLDKTRSSPTLFEMMASEADTIGKVPVQIQNGVLQSPSSSSSSSAAATAARTTNVSHLVVSAQDKQALAMQRISDLLVVRSPGNQFNDPNSSDVKLTLSSKDGISITMCVHRQILVAHSRFFAMKLSDRWSKQQLPPSSSPYIVEISDCDDVEVYIETLMLMYCRDLRKKMMRHDVSRVLGILKVSAAIGFDAGVLSCLEYLEAAPWSEDEEYRIASLLSELHLENVGATEVLRRVSVEASNGNSGSNGGSNDEVLLNLLHIVLEGKDEKARRDMKTLVSKMLRENSSGNDLRKESLYLACDGCLHKLKRQFLQAAESDLENVDQIARQADNLHWILDILIDRQIAEDFIVMWASLSELSDVHSKVPVVHRFEISRVTARIFVGIGKGQILTPKEVRCLLLRNWLTPFYDDFGWMRRASKGLDRYMIEDGLSNTILTLPLAWQQEFFLAWFDRFLNSNEDCPNIQRGFEVWWRRAFWRRKEQSQDPARLRVTASATDNS; from the exons ATGGATTACTCTACGGCTACGACGACAGCGGCGGCGAACGGTTACAGTTCGCCGCGTGACTCTTCATTCCCTTCGAGCTTCACTAAGTTCAACTCCGCTTTAACGGCGGGTCTTCTCAATCCGATGTCTCCTCCGCCGCCTCCGGCGATGCTCGACAAGACACGGTCAAGTCCGACGCTGTTCGAAATGATGGCTAGCGAAGCTGATACCATTGGGAAAGTTCCGGTTCAGATCCAGAACGGCGTGCTTCAATCTCCgtcgtcgtcttcatcttcttcggcGGCGGCTACGGCTGCGAGGACGACGAATGTGAGTCATCTCGTTGTTTCAGCTCAGGATAAGCAAGCGCTTGCGATGCAACGGATTTCGGATCTTCTTGTGGTTCGGAGCCCCGGGAACCAGTTTAACGATCCGAACTCGAGTGATGTGAAGCTGACTCTGAGCTCTAAGGACGGGATTAGCATCACTATGTGTGTGCATAGGCAGATTCTTGTGGCTCACAGTAGGTTCTTCGCTATGAAATTGTCGGATCGATGGTCTAAGCAGCAGTTGCCGCCGTCGTCTTCTCCTTACATTGTTGAGATCTCAGATTGTGATGACGTTGAGGTTTATATCGAGACGTTGATGCTGATGTACTGCAGAGAtctaaggaagaagatgatgagacaTGATGTTTCTAGGGTTCTTGGTATTTTGAAG GTTTCAGCAGCAATAGGGTTTGACGCAGGAGTACTTTCATGTCTGGAGTACTTGGAGGCAGCACCATGGTCAGAGGATGAAGAATACAGGATTGCATCATTGTTGTCTGAGCTGCACCTTGAAAACGTTGGGGCAACTGAAGTTTTGAGAAGGGTTTCTGTAGAAGCTAGCAATGGGAACAGCGGGAGTAATGGTGGCAGCAATGATGAGGTGCTTTTAAATCTTTTGCATATTGTTCTTGAGGGAAAAGATGAGAAAGCTAGGCGTGACATGAAAACTCTTGTTTCCAAAATGCTTAGAGAGAACTCTTCTGGAAATGATCTTAGAAAAGAGTCGTTGTATTTAGCTTGTGATGGGTGTTTGCATAAGCTTAAGCGGCAGTTTCTACAAGCAGCAGAGTCTGATTTGGAGAATGTAGATCAGATAGCAAGACAAGCTGATAATCTTCATTGGATTCTTGATATTTTGATAGATAGGCAAATCGCAGAGGATTTTATTGTGATGTGGGCTTCTCTTTCTGAGCTATCCGATGTGCATTCTAAGGTTCCTGTTGTTCACAGATTTGAGATTAGCAGAGTAACAGCAAGGATCTTTGTTGGAATTGGAAAGGGACAAATTCTGACACCGAAGGAAGTGAGGTGTTTGCTACTGAGGAATTGGTTGACACCTTTCTATGATGATTTTGGGTGGATGAGAAGAGCTTCGAAAGGGCTTGATCGGTATATGATCGAGGACGGTTTAAGCAATACCATTCTGACTCTTCCTCTTGCTTGGCAACAAGAGTTTTTCCTAGCTTGGTTTGATCGGTTTCTTAACTCAAATGAAGACTGTCCAAATATCCAGAGAGGGTTCGAAGTTTGGTGGAGACGGGCGTTCTGGAGAAGAAAAGAACAGAGTCAAGACCCTGCTCGGCTAAGAGTCACAGCTTCAGCCACTGATAACTCTTGA
- the LOC104704008 gene encoding methyltransferase-like protein 23 gives MTATTTTISQHDFYGDDEDSETSISVSVIENMKEEYGLFVWPCSVILAEYVWQHSSRFRGSSILELGAGTSLPGLVAAKVGANVTLTDDATKPEVLENMRRVCELNKLNCNVMGLTWGVWDAPIFDLRPNIILGADVLYDSSAFDDLFATVSFLLQSSPDAVFITTYHNRSGHHLIEFLMVKWGLKCLKLLDGFSFLPSHKASVLSGNIQLVEIVLSSKYQQA, from the exons atgactGCTACGACAACGACGATTTCTCAGCATGATTTCTATGGCGATGATGAAGATTCGGAAACTTCAATTTCTGTTTCTGTAATCGAG AATATGAAGGAAGAGTATGGCTTGTTTGTGTGGCCTTGTAGCGTCATCCTCGCTGAGTATGTTTGGCAACACAGTTCTCGATTTCGTGGTTCTTCGATTCTCGAG CTTGGAGCTGGCACTTCCTTGCCTGGTTTAGTAGCTGCAAAGGTTGGGGCTAATGTCACTCTTACTGATGATGCAACTAAACCTGAG GTTTTGGAAAATATGAGAAGAGTCTGTGAGCTTAACAAGCTGAACTGTAAT GTGATGGGTCTCACCTGGGGAGTGTGGGATGCACCGATATTCGACCTGCGACCTAACATTATACTTGGGGCTGATGTGTTATATGATTCAAGTG CATTTGATGATCTCTTTGCCACTGTCTCATTTTTGCTCCAAAGTTCTCCGGATGCAGTTTTTATTACTACATATCATAACAGAAG TGGGCATCATCTAATCGAGTTCCTGATGGTAAAATGGGGACTTAAGTGTCTAAAACTTCTGGATGGCTTCTCGTTCTTGCCATCTCACAAGGCATCTGTACTTAGCGGAAACATTCAGTTGGTTGAGATCGTGTTGAGTTCCAAATATCAGCAAGCTTAA
- the LOC104704010 gene encoding disease resistance protein RML1B-like isoform X1 — protein sequence MFVRLHQLLFLLPMASPSSSFPPRNWSYNVFPSFHGPDVRKTFLSNMREQFTRNGITMFDDQEIERSATIAPSLTEAIRESRISIVILSKNYASSGWCLDELVEILECKKAMGQTVMTIFYGVEPSNVRKQTGEFGIAFNETCARKRDEARQKWSKALTDVSNIAGEDFQKWDNEANMIKKIARDVSDKLNATPSRDFDGMVGLETHLRILKSLLDLDYDDGVKMVAITGPLGIGKTTIAKALHVRLSNRFQLSCFMDNLRGSYVSGQEKLRLQEQFLSKVLNQDGLRVCHSGVIEERLCKQRVLIILDDVNNIKQLEALANETTWFGPGSRIVVTTENKDLLQQHGIDNTYHVGFPSDEEALKILCRYAFRKIPMYHGFGQLAKRVTKLCGNLPLALSVVGSSLRGKNEKEWQQVIHRLETTLHQDIEEVLKVGYESLDESEQTLFLHIAVFFNYKDGDLVETMFTDNDLDVKHGLKILVNRSLIEISTYGEIMMHRLLQQVGKKAIHKQEPWKRKILIDAPEICDVLEYATGTRAMSGISFDISGIKEVSINKKAFKRMPNLRFLRVYKSRNDGNDRVHIPEEMELPHCLRLLDWEEYPSKSLHPTFHPEYLVELSFEDSKLEKLWEGRQVLTNLKKINLTASRNLKELPDLSEAINLEVLSLLCCESLVEIPSSCLHLHKLQKLLMNSCTSLEFFPAHMNLASLEQVFMAGCSRLRNIPVMSTNITNLYISDTLVEDLPASIELCSRLEFLSIASNRKFKGLTHLPTSVRTLDLSYTDIERIPDCIKDLLRLESLDLSRCLKLASLPQLPCSLRFLTAQECESLETVFSPLDTSSAQMKFTNCFKLSEQARRGIIQPSFRNGSALLPGKQVPPEFDHRGKGNCLTIPPDVNSRRLLVCIVISHNHQITEEYDFSELCRPPIGRWDFDYVEGVVFVDFHGVSRCREEHVYIFDSHFPFNNFSDVSREIVFEFSSKLHALEIIECGVKLLTDDDDDESIEGSYESGSAHVFEDESIEEGSYDSRAGQVSEEESIAWSYGSGSQMFEEDIEFVEPREESFVDETNIDDLSNGEICVSSNEVENLAGSQKRTDCWSWLFLCFGLSVLGKKTIESG from the exons ATGTTTGTTCGTCTTCAtcaacttctctttcttctgcccatggcttctccttcttcttcatttccgCCTCGCAACTGGAGCTACAACGTCTTCCCGAGCTTCCACGGGCCTGACGTCCGTAAAACCTTTCTCAGTAACATGCGAGAACAGTTTACACGAAATGGAATCACTATGTTCGATGATCAAGAGATTGAGAGAAGCGCAACAATTGCTCCTTCACTCACAGAAGCTATAAGAGAGTCGAGGATCTCTATCGTCATTCTCTCTAAGAATTACGCTTCGTCAGGCTGGTGTTTGGATGAATTGGTGGAGATATTGGAGTGCAAAAAAGCTATGGGACAGACAGTGATGACCATCTTCTACGGAGTGGAGCCGTCCAATGTACGTAAACAGACCGGGGAATTTGGGATCGCTTTCAATGAAACTTGTGCACGTAAGAGGGACGAAGCTAGGCAAAAATGGAGCAAAGCTTTGACTGATGTGAGCAATATTGCTGGAGAAGACTTCCAAAAATG GGACAACGAAGCAAACATGATCAAGAAAATTGCAAGAGATGTTTCAGATAAACTAAATGCTACACCATCAAGGGATTTTGATGGCATGGTGGGACTTGAAACTCATTTGAGAATATTGAAGTCTTTACTAGATTTAGATTATGACGATGGAGTTAAAATGGTAGCAATCACTGGTCCTTTAGGAATTGGTAAGACTACCATTGCCAAAGCTTTACATGTTCGACTCTCTAATAGGTTTCAACTTAGTTGTTTTATGGATAACCTGAGGGGAAGCTATGTCAGTGGTCAAGAGAAGTTGCGTTTACAAGAGCAATTCCTTTCAAAGGTTTTGAACCAGGATGGTCTTAGGGTATGTCATTCAGGTGTGATAGAAGAAAGGCTATGCAAGCAGAGAGTGCTCATCATTCTCGATGATGTGAACAACATAAAGCAATTAGAGGCGTTGGCAAATGAAACTACATGGTTTGGTCCTGGGAGTAGGATTGTAGTTACCACAGAAAACAAAGATCTTTTACAGCAGCATGGTATCGATAATACGTACCATGTGGGGTTTCCATCTGATGAAGAAGCTCTCAAGATCTTATGTAGATATGCTTTTAGAAAAATCCCTATGTACCATGGTTTTGGACAGCTTGCTAAAAGAGTAACAAAACTTTGTGGTAATCTTCCGTTGGCTCTTAGTGTGGTGGGTTCATCTTTACGTGGAAAGAATGAGAAGGAGTGGCAACAAGTAATACACAGGCTAGAAACTACTCTTCATCAAGACATTGAGGAAGTACTAAAAGTCGGTTATGAGAGTTTAGATGAGAGTGAGcaaactttatttctccacatTGCAGTCTTCTTCAACTATAAAGATGGTGATCTTGTGGAAACTATGTTCACTGACAATGACTTGGATGTCAAACACGGGTTGAAAATCCTTGTAAACAGATCTCTCATAGAGATATCTACGTACGGGGAGATAATGATGCATAGGTTACTACAACAAGTGGGTAAGAAAGCCATTCATAAACAAGAGCCTTGGAAACGCAAGATCTTAATAGATGCTCCAGAGATTTGTGATGTCCTCGAATATGCGACA GGTACCAGAGCTATGTCCGGCATATCATTTGATATATCTGGTATCAAGGAAGTATCTATAAACAAGAAGGCTTTTAAAAGAATGCCTAATCTTCGATTCCTCAGAGTCTACAAAAGTAGAAATGATGGCAATGATAGAGTGCATATACCTGAGGAGATGGAGTTACCGCACTGTCTAAG GTTACTAGATTGGGAGGAGTACCCAAGCAAGAGTCTTCATCCTACATTTCATCCTGAATATCTTGTCGAACTCAGTTTTGAAGATAGCAAGCTAGAGAAGCTTTGGGAAGGAAGACAG GTGCTTACAAATCTCAAGAAGATTAATTTGACAGCGTCCCGAAATTTGAAGGAACTCCCAGATCTTTCGGAGGCTATAAATCTGGAGGTATTGAGTCTTTTGTGCTGCGAGAGTTTGGTAGAGATTCCATCCTCTTGTTTGCATCTTCATAAACTACAGAAGTTGTTGATGAATAGCTGCACAAGCCTAGAATTCTTTCCAGCTCACATGAACTTGGCATCCCTTGAACAAGTCTTCATGGCAGGATGCTCAAGATTGAGAAATATTCCAGTAATGTCAACGAACATTACAAACCTCTATATCTCAGACACATTGGTAGAAGATTTGCCTGCATCAATTGAGCTTTGCTCTCGTCTTGAATTTCTTTCTATTGCAAGCAACCGAAAGTTCAAGGGACTAACACATCTCCCCACGAGTGTAAGAACACTAGACCTAAGCTATACAGATATTGAAAGGATTCCAGATTGCATCAAAGATCTTCTTCGGCTAGAAAGCCTTGATCTATCAAGATGCTTAAAACTCGCATCATTGCCACAGCTCCCTTGTTCGCTCAGATTCCTAACGGCACAAGAGTGTGAATCACTAGAGACCGTATTTTCCCCTTTAGACACTTCAAGTGCGCAAATGAAGTTCACCAACTGCTTCAAATTGAGCGAACAAGCACGAAGAGGAATTATCCAACCTTCGTTTCGTAACGGGTCGGCTCTTTTACCTGGGAAACAAGTGCCTCCAGAGTTCGATCACCGAGGCAAAGGAAACTGCTTGACCATTCCTCCAGACGTTAACAGCCGCCGCTTGTTGGTTTGCATCGTGATTTCTCATAACCATCAAATCACAGAAGAATATGACTTTTCCGAATTGTGTCGTCCTCCGATAGGCAGATGGGACTTCGACTACGTTGAGGGCGTTGTCTTTGTAGACTTTCATGGTGTCTCCAGATGTCGAGAggaacatgtatatatatttgactcTCACTTCCCATTTAACAACTTCTCTGACGTGAGCAGAGAGATTGTGTTCGAATTCAGCAGCAAACTCCACGCCTTGGAGATTATAGAATGTGGTGTCAAGCTCCTCaccgacgacgacgacgacgagagCATAGAAGGGAGCTATGAATCTGGATCAGCCCACGTGTTTGAAGACGAGAGCATAGAAGAAGGGAGCTATGATTCCAGAGCAGGCCAAGTATCTGAAGAAGAGAGCATCGCATGGAGCTATGGATCTGGATCACAAATGTTTGAGGAGGACATTGAGTTTGTTGAACCCAGAGAAGAATCATTTGTAGACGAAACTAATATCGATGATCTTTCAAATGGCGAAATATGTGTCTCCTCCAACGAAGTCGAGAACCTAGCAGGCAGCCAAAAACGCACAGATTGTTGGAGTTGGCTTTTCCTCTGCTTCGGTCTCTCGGTTTTGGGGAAGAAGACGATAGAATCAGGTTAG
- the LOC104704010 gene encoding disease resistance protein RML1B-like isoform X2 has protein sequence MFVRLHQLLFLLPMASPSSSFPPRNWSYNVFPSFHGPDVRKTFLSNMREQFTRNGITMFDDQEIERSATIAPSLTEAIRESRISIVILSKNYASSGWCLDELVEILECKKAMGQTVMTIFYGVEPSNVRKQTGEFGIAFNETCARKRDEARQKWSKALTDVSNIAGEDFQKWDNEANMIKKIARDVSDKLNATPSRDFDGMVGLETHLRILKSLLDLDYDDGVKMVAITGPLGIGKTTIAKALHVRLSNRFQLSCFMDNLRGSYVSGQEKLRLQEQFLSKVLNQDGLRVCHSGVIEERLCKQRVLIILDDVNNIKQLEALANETTWFGPGSRIVVTTENKDLLQQHGIDNTYHVGFPSDEEALKILCRYAFRKIPMYHGFGQLAKRVTKLCGNLPLALSVVGSSLRGKNEKEWQQVIHRLETTLHQDIEEVLKVGYESLDESEQTLFLHIAVFFNYKDGDLVETMFTDNDLDVKHGLKILVNRSLIEISTYGEIMMHRLLQQVGKKAIHKQEPWKRKILIDAPEICDVLEYATGTRAMSGISFDISGIKEEVSINKKAFKRMPNLRFLRVYKSRNDGNDRVHIPEEMELPHCLRLLDWEEYPSKSLHPTFHPEYLVELSFEDSKLEKLWEGRQVLTNLKKINLTASRNLKELPDLSEAINLEVLSLLCCESLVEIPSSCLHLHKLQKLLMNSCTSLEFFPAHMNLASLEQVFMAGCSRLRNIPVMSTNITNLYISDTLVEDLPASIELCSRLEFLSIASNRKFKGLTHLPTSVRTLDLSYTDIERIPDCIKDLLRLESLDLSRCLKLASLPQLPCSLRFLTAQECESLETVFSPLDTSSAQMKFTNCFKLSEQARRGIIQPSFRNGSALLPGKQVPPEFDHRGKGNCLTIPPDVNSRRLLVCIVISHNHQITEEYDFSELCRPPIGRWDFDYVEGVVFVDFHGVSRCREEHVYIFDSHFPFNNFSDVSREIVFEFSSKLHALEIIECGVKLLTDDDDDESIEGSYESGSAHVFEDESIEEGSYDSRAGQVSEEESIAWSYGSGSQMFEEDIEFVEPREESFVDETNIDDLSNGEICVSSNEVENLAGSQKRTDCWSWLFLCFGLSVLGKKTIESG, from the exons ATGTTTGTTCGTCTTCAtcaacttctctttcttctgcccatggcttctccttcttcttcatttccgCCTCGCAACTGGAGCTACAACGTCTTCCCGAGCTTCCACGGGCCTGACGTCCGTAAAACCTTTCTCAGTAACATGCGAGAACAGTTTACACGAAATGGAATCACTATGTTCGATGATCAAGAGATTGAGAGAAGCGCAACAATTGCTCCTTCACTCACAGAAGCTATAAGAGAGTCGAGGATCTCTATCGTCATTCTCTCTAAGAATTACGCTTCGTCAGGCTGGTGTTTGGATGAATTGGTGGAGATATTGGAGTGCAAAAAAGCTATGGGACAGACAGTGATGACCATCTTCTACGGAGTGGAGCCGTCCAATGTACGTAAACAGACCGGGGAATTTGGGATCGCTTTCAATGAAACTTGTGCACGTAAGAGGGACGAAGCTAGGCAAAAATGGAGCAAAGCTTTGACTGATGTGAGCAATATTGCTGGAGAAGACTTCCAAAAATG GGACAACGAAGCAAACATGATCAAGAAAATTGCAAGAGATGTTTCAGATAAACTAAATGCTACACCATCAAGGGATTTTGATGGCATGGTGGGACTTGAAACTCATTTGAGAATATTGAAGTCTTTACTAGATTTAGATTATGACGATGGAGTTAAAATGGTAGCAATCACTGGTCCTTTAGGAATTGGTAAGACTACCATTGCCAAAGCTTTACATGTTCGACTCTCTAATAGGTTTCAACTTAGTTGTTTTATGGATAACCTGAGGGGAAGCTATGTCAGTGGTCAAGAGAAGTTGCGTTTACAAGAGCAATTCCTTTCAAAGGTTTTGAACCAGGATGGTCTTAGGGTATGTCATTCAGGTGTGATAGAAGAAAGGCTATGCAAGCAGAGAGTGCTCATCATTCTCGATGATGTGAACAACATAAAGCAATTAGAGGCGTTGGCAAATGAAACTACATGGTTTGGTCCTGGGAGTAGGATTGTAGTTACCACAGAAAACAAAGATCTTTTACAGCAGCATGGTATCGATAATACGTACCATGTGGGGTTTCCATCTGATGAAGAAGCTCTCAAGATCTTATGTAGATATGCTTTTAGAAAAATCCCTATGTACCATGGTTTTGGACAGCTTGCTAAAAGAGTAACAAAACTTTGTGGTAATCTTCCGTTGGCTCTTAGTGTGGTGGGTTCATCTTTACGTGGAAAGAATGAGAAGGAGTGGCAACAAGTAATACACAGGCTAGAAACTACTCTTCATCAAGACATTGAGGAAGTACTAAAAGTCGGTTATGAGAGTTTAGATGAGAGTGAGcaaactttatttctccacatTGCAGTCTTCTTCAACTATAAAGATGGTGATCTTGTGGAAACTATGTTCACTGACAATGACTTGGATGTCAAACACGGGTTGAAAATCCTTGTAAACAGATCTCTCATAGAGATATCTACGTACGGGGAGATAATGATGCATAGGTTACTACAACAAGTGGGTAAGAAAGCCATTCATAAACAAGAGCCTTGGAAACGCAAGATCTTAATAGATGCTCCAGAGATTTGTGATGTCCTCGAATATGCGACA GGTACCAGAGCTATGTCCGGCATATCATTTGATATATCTGGTATCAAGGAA GAAGTATCTATAAACAAGAAGGCTTTTAAAAGAATGCCTAATCTTCGATTCCTCAGAGTCTACAAAAGTAGAAATGATGGCAATGATAGAGTGCATATACCTGAGGAGATGGAGTTACCGCACTGTCTAAGGTTACTAGATTGGGAGGAGTACCCAAGCAAGAGTCTTCATCCTACATTTCATCCTGAATATCTTGTCGAACTCAGTTTTGAAGATAGCAAGCTAGAGAAGCTTTGGGAAGGAAGACAG GTGCTTACAAATCTCAAGAAGATTAATTTGACAGCGTCCCGAAATTTGAAGGAACTCCCAGATCTTTCGGAGGCTATAAATCTGGAGGTATTGAGTCTTTTGTGCTGCGAGAGTTTGGTAGAGATTCCATCCTCTTGTTTGCATCTTCATAAACTACAGAAGTTGTTGATGAATAGCTGCACAAGCCTAGAATTCTTTCCAGCTCACATGAACTTGGCATCCCTTGAACAAGTCTTCATGGCAGGATGCTCAAGATTGAGAAATATTCCAGTAATGTCAACGAACATTACAAACCTCTATATCTCAGACACATTGGTAGAAGATTTGCCTGCATCAATTGAGCTTTGCTCTCGTCTTGAATTTCTTTCTATTGCAAGCAACCGAAAGTTCAAGGGACTAACACATCTCCCCACGAGTGTAAGAACACTAGACCTAAGCTATACAGATATTGAAAGGATTCCAGATTGCATCAAAGATCTTCTTCGGCTAGAAAGCCTTGATCTATCAAGATGCTTAAAACTCGCATCATTGCCACAGCTCCCTTGTTCGCTCAGATTCCTAACGGCACAAGAGTGTGAATCACTAGAGACCGTATTTTCCCCTTTAGACACTTCAAGTGCGCAAATGAAGTTCACCAACTGCTTCAAATTGAGCGAACAAGCACGAAGAGGAATTATCCAACCTTCGTTTCGTAACGGGTCGGCTCTTTTACCTGGGAAACAAGTGCCTCCAGAGTTCGATCACCGAGGCAAAGGAAACTGCTTGACCATTCCTCCAGACGTTAACAGCCGCCGCTTGTTGGTTTGCATCGTGATTTCTCATAACCATCAAATCACAGAAGAATATGACTTTTCCGAATTGTGTCGTCCTCCGATAGGCAGATGGGACTTCGACTACGTTGAGGGCGTTGTCTTTGTAGACTTTCATGGTGTCTCCAGATGTCGAGAggaacatgtatatatatttgactcTCACTTCCCATTTAACAACTTCTCTGACGTGAGCAGAGAGATTGTGTTCGAATTCAGCAGCAAACTCCACGCCTTGGAGATTATAGAATGTGGTGTCAAGCTCCTCaccgacgacgacgacgacgagagCATAGAAGGGAGCTATGAATCTGGATCAGCCCACGTGTTTGAAGACGAGAGCATAGAAGAAGGGAGCTATGATTCCAGAGCAGGCCAAGTATCTGAAGAAGAGAGCATCGCATGGAGCTATGGATCTGGATCACAAATGTTTGAGGAGGACATTGAGTTTGTTGAACCCAGAGAAGAATCATTTGTAGACGAAACTAATATCGATGATCTTTCAAATGGCGAAATATGTGTCTCCTCCAACGAAGTCGAGAACCTAGCAGGCAGCCAAAAACGCACAGATTGTTGGAGTTGGCTTTTCCTCTGCTTCGGTCTCTCGGTTTTGGGGAAGAAGACGATAGAATCAGGTTAG